In Methylovirgula sp., a single genomic region encodes these proteins:
- a CDS encoding caspase family protein, protein MYRFGAIFCFLGAVFCFVMASLFPARATADGSQPRLALVIGEAHYKIAPLLTPVNDAGLVAGALKETGFAVTEGADLDGADLRKALHDFVGKAEQAGPNAVIFIYLAGRGMQFAGQNYFVPVDGFVQREADVPLAAVRLSDYFDKLAAAPAAARIFVLDGARILHFATEGAPFASGLGIEHAAANNIYAFNEAPGAVSPDEPGPYGIYAQALVEMLRQGFDVPEAFVAARLRANDLSNGIIVPWNEGHLVAPFALYTRDKTAPPLRPLASSSSFAGLTAAKAYLQAIQSDTLEAYTGFCAAFPNDPLTLRIRALLAARREALTWQAALDAGTPQAIWTYMRRYPRGPHFPDARRRLAGLAAPLDPPPRFDPYPFSGLPGPNEIELESLDQPVLTFDDPSYPPPPSAADLLPQRPVEFENLLPPSPGGSGLLPVPAALSLGFSKALRPALAANSPPAPAVAPAPAPAVRVIGVPPMPQPAIIASPPKPSNAPLPPKRPSKKEHSAKKESAPKRQKHEKPASHAKHSAAKAPKHAKHGRASPAHEKTKPHAKPKSHGKKKNHR, encoded by the coding sequence ATGTATAGATTTGGCGCTATTTTCTGCTTTCTGGGCGCTGTTTTCTGCTTTGTGATGGCGTCGCTATTTCCCGCGCGCGCGACTGCAGACGGCTCACAGCCGCGGTTGGCGCTCGTCATCGGCGAAGCGCATTACAAAATTGCGCCGCTGCTGACGCCGGTGAACGACGCGGGCCTTGTCGCCGGGGCGCTCAAGGAAACAGGGTTCGCCGTGACCGAAGGGGCCGACCTCGACGGCGCCGACTTGCGCAAGGCGCTGCACGATTTCGTCGGCAAGGCAGAGCAGGCGGGGCCGAACGCGGTCATTTTTATCTATCTCGCGGGTCGCGGGATGCAGTTCGCAGGACAAAATTACTTCGTGCCCGTCGACGGCTTCGTGCAGCGTGAAGCCGATGTCCCGCTCGCGGCGGTGCGGCTCTCGGATTATTTCGACAAACTCGCCGCAGCCCCGGCTGCCGCACGTATCTTTGTTCTCGACGGCGCGCGGATTTTGCATTTCGCGACCGAGGGCGCCCCCTTCGCCAGTGGGTTGGGGATCGAACACGCAGCGGCGAATAATATCTATGCTTTCAACGAAGCGCCGGGTGCCGTGTCGCCGGATGAGCCGGGGCCTTACGGAATTTATGCGCAGGCGCTTGTCGAAATGCTCCGGCAAGGCTTCGACGTCCCGGAGGCCTTCGTCGCAGCGCGACTGCGCGCGAATGATCTCAGCAACGGCATTATCGTGCCCTGGAACGAAGGGCACCTTGTCGCGCCATTCGCGCTTTATACTCGGGATAAAACGGCGCCGCCGTTGCGGCCCCTCGCTTCCTCCTCATCCTTCGCGGGTTTGACAGCCGCGAAAGCTTATCTTCAGGCGATCCAGAGCGATACGCTTGAGGCTTACACCGGATTTTGCGCCGCCTTTCCGAACGATCCGCTGACCTTGCGTATTCGCGCGCTGCTCGCCGCCCGGCGTGAGGCGCTGACTTGGCAGGCTGCCCTCGACGCGGGAACACCGCAGGCGATCTGGACCTACATGCGACGCTATCCGCGCGGGCCGCATTTTCCGGATGCAAGACGCCGGCTTGCCGGACTGGCGGCACCGCTCGATCCGCCGCCGCGTTTCGACCCCTATCCGTTCAGCGGTCTTCCCGGTCCGAACGAAATCGAACTCGAGAGTCTCGACCAGCCGGTCCTGACTTTCGACGATCCGTCCTATCCGCCACCGCCGTCTGCGGCCGATCTGTTGCCGCAGCGTCCCGTCGAATTCGAAAATCTGCTGCCGCCGAGCCCGGGCGGCTCTGGTCTTTTGCCAGTCCCGGCGGCGCTTTCTCTAGGCTTTTCGAAGGCCCTGCGTCCGGCACTCGCGGCCAATTCGCCTCCCGCGCCCGCCGTTGCACCTGCACCCGCGCCAGCCGTGAGGGTCATCGGCGTGCCGCCGATGCCACAACCCGCCATTATCGCCTCCCCGCCAAAACCCTCGAATGCGCCTCTGCCGCCTAAACGTCCGTCGAAGAAAGAGCATTCCGCGAAGAAAGAAAGCGCGCCGAAGCGGCAGAAGCATGAAAAGCCCGCGAGCCACGCCAAACATAGCGCGGCGAAGGCGCCGAAGCACGCCAAGCACGGTCGCGCGAGTCCGGCGCACGAAAAGACGAAGCCGCACGCGAAACCCAAATCGCATGGCAAGAAAAAGAATCACAGGTGA
- a CDS encoding Ppx/GppA phosphatase family protein → MGRATLDPAARPQPRIDELPPSPPTFAALDLGTNNCRLLIARPSYSGAGTASFRIVDSFSRIVRLGEGVSQTGRLAESAIQRTLEALAICRAKMEARHVTRARLIATEACRMAENGQEFIDRARETLGLELEIIDRQTEARLAATGCAALADAEAESVVLFDIGGGSSEVIWLGRQTHDSAGAGHDRIRFWVSLKLGVVTLAEKFGGVDVSHATFEAMVAHVAAGLEEFVAQSLPYQRCGRFHLLGTSGTVTTIGGIFLNLARYDRRRVDGLWMSDAEIDTTVKRLRHMSYAERAANGCIGVERADLVLAGCAILEAIRRAFPARRVRIADRGLREGILLQLMDTEQARSSR, encoded by the coding sequence ATGGGTCGGGCCACTCTCGATCCCGCCGCGCGGCCGCAGCCGCGAATTGATGAGCTTCCGCCGTCGCCGCCGACTTTTGCCGCGCTCGATCTCGGCACCAACAATTGCCGATTGCTGATTGCCCGACCGTCTTATTCTGGTGCCGGCACCGCAAGTTTCAGGATCGTCGATTCCTTTTCCCGTATTGTGCGGCTTGGCGAAGGGGTTTCGCAGACGGGCCGCCTCGCGGAATCGGCCATCCAGCGTACGTTGGAGGCGCTGGCAATCTGCCGTGCAAAAATGGAAGCCCGGCATGTAACCCGCGCACGGTTGATCGCGACGGAAGCTTGCCGGATGGCGGAAAACGGTCAGGAATTCATAGACCGCGCCCGCGAAACGCTCGGCCTGGAATTAGAGATTATTGATCGTCAGACGGAAGCACGTCTCGCCGCGACGGGCTGTGCGGCTTTGGCGGATGCCGAGGCAGAATCCGTGGTCCTTTTCGATATCGGCGGCGGCTCGTCGGAGGTCATCTGGCTGGGGCGTCAGACACACGATTCCGCGGGCGCAGGTCACGACAGAATCCGTTTCTGGGTTTCGCTGAAGCTTGGCGTGGTGACGCTCGCCGAAAAGTTCGGCGGCGTCGATGTCTCTCATGCGACCTTCGAGGCGATGGTTGCGCATGTTGCGGCCGGGCTCGAGGAGTTCGTTGCGCAATCGCTGCCTTATCAACGTTGCGGCCGGTTTCACCTGCTCGGCACGTCAGGCACGGTCACGACGATCGGCGGCATTTTTCTGAACCTCGCACGCTATGACCGGCGCCGCGTTGACGGGCTCTGGATGTCGGACGCCGAGATCGATACGACGGTCAAGCGGCTGCGACATATGTCTTATGCCGAACGCGCCGCCAATGGCTGTATTGGCGTGGAGCGCGCCGATCTTGTACTCGCGGGCTGCGCCATATTGGAAGCGATCCGCCGCGCCTTTCCGGCGCGCCGCGTCCGCATTGCCGATCGTGGTCTACGGGAAGGTATCCTGTTGCAATTGATGGACACCGAACAGGCTCGATCCTCGCGATGA
- a CDS encoding RlmE family RNA methyltransferase encodes MNAKEPSGTGRASLKTRVKTARKRSLASTLWLERQLNDPYVARAKAEGYRSRAAFKLVEIDSRYHILKRGQKVVDLGAAPGGWSQVAAAKVGATDGAGKVFGIDLLPVETIPGVDFRQLDFLIPEAPQILTDWLGGPADVVLSDMAGNTTGHRKTDHLRIVGLVELAADFAAEILAPGGAFLAKVLQGGTETSLLATLKRQFTEVRHVKPKASRADSSELYVLATGFRGRAD; translated from the coding sequence ATGAATGCGAAAGAGCCGTCTGGCACCGGTCGCGCGTCGCTCAAGACGCGAGTGAAAACGGCACGCAAGCGTTCGCTCGCTTCGACGCTTTGGCTCGAGCGCCAACTCAACGATCCCTATGTCGCGCGCGCCAAGGCCGAAGGCTATCGCTCTCGCGCCGCTTTTAAGCTCGTCGAGATCGACTCGCGTTACCACATCCTCAAGCGTGGGCAGAAAGTCGTCGATCTTGGCGCAGCGCCGGGTGGCTGGTCGCAGGTCGCCGCCGCCAAGGTCGGCGCGACGGACGGCGCCGGCAAAGTCTTCGGCATCGATCTTCTGCCGGTCGAAACGATTCCGGGCGTCGATTTTCGTCAGCTTGATTTCCTTATTCCGGAAGCGCCGCAGATCCTGACCGATTGGCTTGGCGGTCCCGCCGACGTGGTGCTCTCCGATATGGCCGGGAACACTACCGGCCATCGCAAGACAGATCATTTGCGGATCGTCGGGCTGGTCGAGCTTGCCGCCGATTTTGCCGCCGAGATTTTGGCACCGGGAGGCGCCTTTCTCGCCAAGGTTCTGCAGGGCGGCACGGAGACCAGTCTGCTTGCGACGCTCAAGCGGCAGTTCACTGAGGTCAGGCACGTCAAGCCCAAGGCAAGCCGGGCGGATTCGTCCGAGCTTTATGTGCTCGCGACAGGCTTTCGCGGACGCGCGGACTAG
- a CDS encoding MFS transporter, whose protein sequence is MPRYGLTAFIVACALFMENLDGTVISTSLPAIAADLHQDPISLKLALTSYLLSLAIFIPASGWAADRFGARTIFRTAIVVFTLGSIFCGFSSTLWQFVLARIVQGVGGAMMVPVGRLVLLRTVPKSEVINALAYLTIPALLGPLFGPLVGGFITTYFHWRWIFFINVPIGAIGIVLVSLHIKNLRGDYWPLDVSGFLLSGTGLATLIFGMTLFGRSIVSLETVLALMGFGALLLVVYYFHARRAKFPILDLSLLKVPTFRASLTGGSLFRVGVGATPLLLPLMLQIGFGLNAFQSGSITFITSIGAIAMKTTAAPILRTFGFRHVLLFNSVLSATILGCYGFFTPATPHVLMMGLLLFGGFFRSLEFTSINAITYADIDHSTMSRATSFSSVVQQLSLSVGITIGAFVLQTSEAIHHTAHVTAADFRWAFLGIALISASSVLVFRTLPANAGIDLAGSRQKKKPDPEKEFAEAEETEG, encoded by the coding sequence TTGCCGCGCTATGGCCTGACGGCGTTCATCGTCGCGTGCGCCCTTTTCATGGAAAACCTCGACGGCACGGTGATCTCGACATCGCTGCCGGCGATCGCGGCCGATCTGCATCAGGACCCCATTTCTCTCAAACTTGCCCTGACCTCCTATCTGCTTTCGCTGGCGATCTTCATCCCGGCGAGCGGCTGGGCGGCGGACCGGTTCGGCGCCCGCACCATCTTCCGGACGGCGATTGTCGTCTTCACGCTCGGTTCGATTTTCTGTGGTTTCTCCAGCACGCTCTGGCAATTCGTTTTGGCGCGAATTGTCCAGGGTGTGGGCGGGGCCATGATGGTACCCGTCGGCCGGCTCGTTCTGTTACGGACCGTGCCGAAGTCGGAGGTCATCAACGCCCTCGCGTATCTGACGATTCCGGCCCTGCTCGGGCCGCTATTCGGGCCACTCGTCGGCGGCTTCATCACGACATACTTCCACTGGCGCTGGATCTTCTTCATCAACGTGCCGATCGGGGCGATCGGGATCGTACTCGTCAGCCTGCACATCAAGAACCTGCGCGGCGACTATTGGCCACTCGACGTATCGGGTTTCCTGCTATCCGGCACGGGTCTCGCTACACTGATTTTCGGCATGACTCTCTTCGGGCGCAGCATCGTCAGTCTTGAGACCGTGCTCGCGCTGATGGGCTTCGGAGCGCTCCTGCTCGTTGTCTATTATTTTCATGCGCGCCGCGCAAAATTCCCGATTCTCGATCTCAGTCTGTTGAAAGTACCGACCTTCCGCGCCTCGCTCACCGGCGGCTCGCTGTTTCGCGTCGGCGTCGGCGCGACGCCGCTGCTCCTGCCCTTGATGTTGCAGATCGGCTTCGGTCTGAATGCGTTCCAATCCGGCAGCATCACCTTCATCACGTCAATCGGCGCGATTGCCATGAAAACGACGGCCGCGCCCATCCTGCGCACGTTCGGCTTCCGTCACGTTCTCCTGTTCAATTCAGTTCTGAGCGCCACCATTCTCGGCTGCTATGGATTTTTCACGCCCGCGACGCCGCACGTCCTGATGATGGGGCTCCTGCTCTTCGGCGGTTTCTTTCGTTCGCTGGAGTTCACGTCAATCAACGCGATAACCTATGCCGATATCGACCACAGCACGATGAGCCGTGCGACAAGCTTTTCCTCAGTCGTTCAGCAATTATCACTGAGCGTCGGCATTACGATCGGCGCTTTCGTACTGCAAACCTCGGAAGCCATTCACCATACAGCGCATGTCACGGCGGCGGATTTCCGCTGGGCCTTTCTCGGCATCGCTTTGATCTCGGCAAGCTCGGTGCTGGTGTTCCGCACGCTGCCCGCGAATGCCGGAATCGATCTCGCCGGGTCGCGGCAGAAGAAGAAACCCGACCCGGAGAAGGAATTCGCGGAAGCGGAAGAGACAGAAGGCTAG
- the guaB gene encoding IMP dehydrogenase yields MAALQRGVIKEALTFDDVLLLPGHSEILPSNADLRTRLTPEITLSLPIISAAMDTVTEARLAIALAQAGGIGVIHRNMEPEAQAEEVRKVKRYESGMVVNPITIVPDATLADALALMKRHGISGIPVVEHGPIGIPARLVGILTNRDVRFADNPNQPVSELMTKKVITVTEGVPQDEARRLLHQHRLEKLVVIDEEGRCVGLLTVKDIEKATQHPNASKDAEGRLRVAAASTVGDKGYDRALALIDAGVDAIVVDTAHGHSQSVLDQVARIKRISNKVAIIAGNVATGDGTKALIDAGADAVKVGIGPGSICTTRIVAGVGVPQLTAILDSVEVARERNIPVIADGGIKYSGDLAKAIAAGAECAMIGSLLAGTDESPGEVYLLQGRSFKSYRGMGSVGAMARGSADRYFQQDIKDSLKLVPEGIEGQVPYRGPAGAILHQLAGGLRAAMGYVGAANIEDFQKRATFVKVSAAGLRESHVHDVTITRESPNYPTGV; encoded by the coding sequence ATGGCGGCATTGCAGCGTGGGGTTATCAAGGAAGCCTTGACGTTTGACGACGTCCTGCTCCTGCCGGGGCATTCCGAAATCCTGCCGAGCAATGCTGACCTCAGGACGCGGCTTACCCCCGAAATCACGCTGAGCCTGCCGATCATTTCCGCTGCCATGGATACCGTTACCGAAGCCCGGCTCGCCATCGCCTTGGCTCAGGCGGGCGGCATCGGCGTCATTCACCGCAATATGGAACCCGAGGCGCAAGCCGAAGAGGTCCGCAAGGTCAAGCGCTACGAGAGCGGCATGGTGGTTAACCCGATCACCATCGTCCCCGATGCGACGCTGGCCGACGCGCTGGCGCTGATGAAGCGGCACGGCATTTCCGGCATTCCCGTCGTCGAGCACGGACCGATCGGAATACCGGCGCGGCTTGTTGGCATCCTGACCAATCGCGACGTCCGTTTTGCCGACAATCCTAATCAGCCGGTGTCCGAGCTCATGACCAAGAAGGTCATCACTGTTACGGAAGGCGTGCCTCAGGACGAAGCGCGCCGTCTCTTGCATCAGCACCGGCTGGAAAAGCTCGTCGTTATCGATGAGGAAGGGCGCTGCGTTGGTCTTTTAACGGTCAAGGACATCGAAAAGGCGACGCAGCATCCGAATGCCAGCAAGGATGCCGAAGGCCGCCTGCGCGTCGCCGCAGCCTCGACCGTCGGCGACAAAGGCTATGATCGCGCCCTGGCGCTGATCGATGCGGGTGTGGACGCTATTGTCGTCGATACCGCACACGGCCATTCGCAATCGGTCCTCGACCAGGTGGCGCGGATCAAGCGTATTTCGAACAAGGTCGCCATCATTGCTGGCAATGTCGCAACCGGCGACGGCACCAAGGCGCTCATCGATGCGGGCGCGGATGCCGTGAAGGTCGGCATCGGTCCGGGTTCGATCTGCACAACCCGGATCGTCGCGGGCGTCGGCGTGCCGCAGCTCACAGCCATCCTCGATTCCGTCGAAGTCGCGCGGGAGCGCAACATCCCGGTCATCGCCGACGGCGGCATCAAATATTCCGGCGATCTCGCCAAGGCGATCGCGGCCGGCGCCGAATGCGCCATGATCGGCTCGCTGCTCGCCGGCACCGATGAGAGTCCCGGCGAAGTCTATCTGCTGCAGGGCCGCTCGTTTAAATCCTATCGCGGCATGGGCTCGGTGGGCGCGATGGCGCGCGGCTCGGCCGACCGCTATTTCCAGCAGGACATCAAGGATAGCTTGAAGCTCGTGCCGGAAGGCATTGAAGGACAAGTTCCTTATCGCGGTCCGGCGGGCGCCATTCTGCATCAATTGGCGGGCGGTCTGCGCGCCGCGATGGGTTATGTCGGCGCGGCGAATATCGAAGATTTTCAGAAGCGCGCGACCTTCGTCAAAGTTTCCGCCGCCGGCCTGCGCGAGAGCCACGTCCATGACGTGACGATCACCCGCGAGAGCCCCAATTACCCGACCGGCGTATGA
- a CDS encoding RsmB/NOP family class I SAM-dependent RNA methyltransferase — protein MTPGARIAAAIEILSDIETRHRPAADALKDWGLSHRFAGSKDRAALASLVFDALRCRASAAWIMGVETPRAIVVGSLREMRGLSPDEIAALCNGEGHSPAPLSDDQRTRLETAMLDGAPDHVRGNYPEWLAPAFTAAFGDSAAAEGAALATRAPLDLRVNRLKATREKALAALAHLNAQPTPLSPLGLRLPLSDDGRSPSLAGEPAYVKGLVEIQDEGSQLAALLCAAQPGEQVLDLCAGGGGKTLALAAAMDNRGQIYATDSEARRLAPLYARLERAATRNVQIRTPRRGQDVLADLEGRCDLVLVDAPCTGTGTWRRNPDAKWRIRPGALEQRIKEQDEVLDTAARFVKPGCRIVYVTCSLLLDENEDRITAFLTRHEDFAASSALEVVEAAELPQLAEFAQGDGLRLSPLTGGTDGFFIASLRRES, from the coding sequence ATGACCCCTGGCGCCCGGATCGCGGCGGCGATCGAGATTTTATCCGACATTGAGACGCGTCATCGCCCGGCTGCGGATGCGTTGAAGGATTGGGGCCTTTCGCATCGCTTCGCCGGGTCGAAAGATCGCGCCGCGCTAGCCTCGCTCGTCTTCGATGCCTTGCGCTGCCGTGCCTCCGCCGCCTGGATCATGGGCGTGGAGACGCCGCGCGCAATCGTCGTCGGCAGCTTGCGCGAAATGCGCGGCCTTTCGCCGGATGAGATTGCCGCGCTCTGTAATGGCGAGGGTCATTCGCCTGCGCCTTTGTCGGATGACCAGCGCACGCGGCTTGAAACAGCCATGCTCGATGGCGCGCCGGATCATGTGCGCGGCAATTATCCCGAATGGCTGGCGCCGGCTTTCACTGCCGCCTTCGGTGACAGCGCAGCGGCGGAGGGCGCGGCGCTCGCGACCCGCGCGCCGCTTGATTTACGGGTAAACCGCCTCAAGGCGACGCGGGAGAAGGCGCTGGCGGCCCTCGCGCATCTCAACGCCCAGCCGACACCGCTCTCGCCGCTCGGCCTGCGCCTGCCTTTGAGCGACGACGGCCGCTCGCCCTCGCTTGCTGGCGAGCCGGCTTATGTCAAAGGGCTTGTCGAAATTCAGGACGAAGGCTCGCAGCTCGCAGCGTTGCTTTGCGCGGCGCAGCCGGGCGAACAGGTGCTCGACCTTTGCGCCGGCGGCGGCGGCAAGACGCTCGCGCTGGCGGCGGCGATGGACAATCGCGGCCAGATCTACGCAACCGACAGCGAGGCGCGCCGTCTCGCGCCGCTCTACGCCCGGCTGGAGCGGGCCGCCACCCGCAACGTGCAGATCAGGACGCCGCGCCGCGGGCAGGATGTGCTGGCCGATCTCGAAGGCCGCTGCGATCTTGTGCTGGTCGATGCGCCCTGTACGGGCACGGGCACCTGGCGGCGTAACCCGGATGCCAAATGGCGCATCCGGCCCGGCGCGCTCGAACAGCGGATCAAAGAGCAAGATGAAGTGCTGGACACGGCCGCGCGGTTCGTGAAACCCGGCTGCCGGATCGTCTATGTGACCTGCTCGCTGCTGCTCGACGAGAACGAAGACCGCATCACGGCCTTTCTGACGCGCCACGAAGATTTCGCGGCCAGCAGCGCGCTAGAGGTGGTCGAGGCCGCCGAGCTACCCCAACTCGCAGAATTTGCGCAAGGCGACGGCCTGCGGCTTTCGCCGCTGACCGGCGGCACGGACGGATTTTTTATTGCGAGTTTGCGACGGGAGTCGTGA
- the guaA gene encoding glutamine-hydrolyzing GMP synthase yields the protein MAEDPFHHDIVTHHDKVLIVDFGSQVTQLIARRVREAGVYCEIAPYQKAEAAFAALKPKAVILSGGPASVLEEGSPRLPQAIFEAGVPILGICYGEQLMAAQLGGEVQGGHHGEYGRAEVEAIAESPLLEGVWEQGRHIVWMSHGDRVTKLPPGFQSIGNSPNAPVCVIADEARRFYGLQFHPEVHHTPEGPQLIGNFLFKIAGFRRDWTMKAFRAEAIKAIRAQVGDARVLCALSGGVDSSVAALLIHEAIGDRLTCVFVDHGLLREGEAEQVVSLFRGHYNIPLVHVDASETFLTALDGVQEPEEKRKIIGKLFIDVFDAEAKKIAADGRGAPDFLAQGTLYPDVIESVSFQGGPSVTIKSHHNVGGLPARMKMKLVEPLRELFKDEVRALGRELGLPEVFVGRHPFPGPGLAIRLPGGVTAEKLAILRKADAIYLDEIRKAGLYDKIWQAFAVLLPVKSVGVMGDGRTYDFVCALRAVTSTDGMTADFFHYDMNFLGRAATRIINEVRGINRVVYDVTSKPPGTIEWE from the coding sequence ATGGCCGAAGATCCTTTCCACCACGACATCGTCACCCACCACGACAAAGTGCTGATTGTCGATTTCGGTTCGCAGGTCACCCAATTGATCGCCCGCCGCGTGCGTGAGGCAGGGGTCTATTGCGAGATCGCGCCCTATCAGAAGGCGGAGGCCGCGTTCGCGGCTTTAAAGCCCAAGGCGGTGATCCTGTCCGGCGGCCCGGCGTCGGTGCTTGAGGAAGGTTCGCCCCGTTTGCCGCAAGCAATCTTCGAGGCTGGCGTGCCGATCCTTGGCATCTGCTACGGCGAGCAGCTCATGGCGGCGCAGCTTGGCGGCGAGGTGCAGGGCGGCCATCACGGCGAATATGGACGCGCGGAGGTCGAGGCAATTGCGGAATCGCCGCTGCTTGAGGGCGTCTGGGAGCAGGGCCGCCACATTGTCTGGATGAGCCATGGCGACCGCGTGACGAAACTGCCGCCTGGCTTCCAGAGCATCGGAAACTCGCCCAATGCGCCCGTTTGCGTCATCGCAGATGAAGCGCGCCGCTTCTACGGACTGCAATTCCATCCCGAGGTGCATCACACGCCCGAGGGGCCGCAGCTCATCGGAAATTTCCTGTTTAAGATTGCCGGTTTTCGCCGGGACTGGACGATGAAGGCCTTCCGCGCCGAGGCGATCAAGGCGATCCGCGCGCAGGTCGGGGATGCGCGGGTCCTATGCGCGCTTTCCGGCGGCGTGGATTCATCCGTCGCGGCGCTGCTGATCCACGAGGCGATCGGTGACAGGCTCACCTGTGTCTTCGTCGATCATGGTTTGTTGCGCGAAGGCGAAGCCGAGCAGGTCGTCTCGCTGTTTCGCGGCCATTACAACATCCCGCTCGTCCATGTCGATGCGAGCGAGACGTTCCTGACAGCGCTCGATGGCGTGCAGGAGCCGGAAGAGAAGCGCAAGATCATCGGCAAGCTGTTCATCGATGTCTTCGACGCGGAGGCGAAGAAAATCGCCGCCGATGGCCGTGGCGCGCCGGACTTTCTCGCGCAGGGCACGCTCTATCCCGATGTGATCGAAAGCGTCTCGTTCCAGGGCGGCCCGAGCGTCACGATCAAGTCGCATCATAATGTCGGCGGCCTGCCGGCGCGGATGAAGATGAAACTCGTCGAGCCGCTGCGCGAACTCTTCAAGGATGAAGTGCGCGCGCTCGGCCGCGAACTCGGCCTGCCGGAGGTTTTCGTCGGCCGGCATCCGTTTCCGGGACCGGGGCTCGCGATCCGCCTGCCGGGCGGCGTGACGGCGGAAAAGCTCGCGATCCTGCGCAAGGCCGACGCGATCTATCTCGACGAAATCCGCAAGGCCGGGCTTTACGACAAGATCTGGCAGGCTTTCGCCGTGCTGCTGCCGGTGAAAAGCGTCGGCGTCATGGGCGACGGCCGCACCTACGATTTCGTCTGCGCCCTACGCGCCGTGACATCGACCGACGGCATGACGGCGGACTTTTTCCACTACGACATGAATTTCCTCGGCCGCGCCGCAACGCGCATCATCAACGAAGTGCGCGGCATCAACCGGGTTGTGTATGACGTGACGAGCAAGCCGCCGGGGACGATTGAGTGGGAGTGA
- a CDS encoding TetR/AcrR family transcriptional regulator, which translates to MNKSSDSPAAGRYHHGDLRRALLEAAARAPDIENISLRELAAGLGVSAAAVYRHFDSREALLAELAAVGIAQLQQHFAIAFDLHAPAADAREAIARLHQLGVAYLRFADEQPAMWRLIFGTYAVQTRADALRSGAPTAYSYLPAALQGLYRTGVIAAPPEPGDLLFAWSTIHGAAALRVGNVAAAQGEVERVGAEMVQRILRGIGAAHPSS; encoded by the coding sequence ATGAACAAGTCGTCTGATTCTCCCGCCGCCGGGCGATATCACCACGGAGACCTGCGACGCGCCCTGCTTGAGGCAGCGGCGCGGGCGCCGGACATTGAGAACATCTCGCTCCGCGAGCTGGCTGCGGGGCTGGGCGTCAGTGCCGCTGCGGTGTACCGCCATTTTGACAGCCGCGAGGCCTTGCTGGCGGAGCTGGCCGCCGTCGGGATCGCTCAACTCCAGCAGCACTTTGCCATCGCGTTCGACCTTCACGCGCCGGCCGCCGACGCACGGGAGGCGATCGCGCGCCTGCACCAACTGGGCGTGGCCTATCTCCGCTTTGCCGATGAGCAGCCTGCCATGTGGCGCCTGATCTTTGGTACGTACGCAGTGCAGACTCGTGCCGACGCTTTGCGATCGGGCGCGCCGACCGCCTATTCATACCTGCCGGCAGCCTTACAGGGGCTATACAGAACCGGCGTCATTGCGGCGCCACCGGAGCCGGGCGACTTGCTGTTCGCGTGGAGCACCATCCACGGCGCAGCAGCACTGCGGGTGGGGAACGTAGCCGCAGCTCAGGGCGAGGTGGAGAGGGTTGGGGCCGAGATGGTGCAGCGTATCTTGCGCGGAATAGGCGCCGCACATCCGTCGTCCTGA
- a CDS encoding SDR family oxidoreductase: MKNESLVILVTGGTRGIGAAIAAQLHERGHRVYVTQRAQVESGQQDGVQVLTLDVTSAASVEACVHGLLRREGRIDVLVNNAGYDLYGAVFETPWHDFMDQLDTNFLGAARMVQAVLPRMLEQRSGRIINISSIGGEVGLPMNAAYSASKFALEGYTESLRQELLPLGLYACTVSPSPVASGPHDQSIREVSAADNPFAQRRAELVQRMRRDALTSRTRPEDVAAAVVQAVHARAPAPRYRVGALARWIPRLKGWLPDTLFEQFMRRAFP; this comes from the coding sequence TTGAAGAACGAATCGCTAGTCATACTCGTCACAGGGGGCACCCGCGGCATCGGCGCGGCGATCGCGGCGCAGCTCCACGAACGTGGCCATCGCGTTTACGTGACCCAGCGCGCCCAAGTCGAGAGCGGGCAACAGGATGGCGTACAGGTACTGACTCTCGACGTTACGAGCGCCGCATCGGTCGAAGCTTGTGTGCACGGACTGCTACGGCGCGAAGGCCGCATCGATGTGCTGGTCAACAACGCCGGCTACGACCTGTATGGCGCCGTGTTCGAAACCCCTTGGCATGACTTCATGGACCAGCTGGACACGAATTTTCTCGGCGCGGCGCGGATGGTCCAGGCCGTGCTGCCGCGCATGCTCGAGCAACGGTCGGGGCGTATCATCAATATCAGCTCGATCGGGGGCGAGGTTGGCCTTCCGATGAACGCAGCCTACTCGGCCAGCAAGTTCGCTCTCGAAGGCTACACCGAGTCGCTGCGGCAGGAGCTACTGCCGCTCGGCCTGTATGCCTGCACCGTCAGTCCGAGCCCGGTTGCCTCCGGCCCTCATGATCAATCGATCCGGGAAGTCAGCGCGGCCGACAACCCCTTCGCCCAGCGGCGAGCCGAGTTGGTCCAACGCATGCGCCGCGACGCCCTCACCAGCCGCACCCGGCCGGAGGATGTGGCCGCCGCCGTCGTGCAGGCAGTGCACGCCCGAGCGCCGGCGCCGCGCTACCGCGTCGGCGCGCTCGCCCGCTGGATACCGCGCTTGAAAGGCTGGCTGCCGGACACGTTGTTCGAGCAATTCATGCGACGCGCTTTCCCTTGA